The following proteins are co-located in the Apium graveolens cultivar Ventura chromosome 5, ASM990537v1, whole genome shotgun sequence genome:
- the LOC141659462 gene encoding (S)-8-oxocitronellyl enol synthase ISY1-like — protein sequence MSWWQLAAVGAARKPLNQENVALVVGITGISGNSLAEILPRPDTPGGPWKVYGVARRLRPLWDANHPVEYIQCDITNAEETESKLSPLKDVTHLFYATWTNRHDADENCEINAKMFKNVLDCVFSNAPRLQHVCLQTGIKHYFGSFEAFGTAAHDPPYTEDLPRLDAPIFYYNQEDILSEYVAKKDGLTWSVHRPGVIFGFSPYSMTNIICTICVYAAICKHEGAVLRFPGTKESWSSYSVASDADLIAEQEIWAAVDPNAKNEAFNCSNGDVFKWKHFWKVLAERFEVECGEFEDGDRLTLLELMKDKGSVWDEIVKQHKLVPTKLEDIGSWSHIDYLLGIENPLDTMNKSKEHGFFGYRNTKSSFISIIEKLKVSKFVP from the coding sequence AAACCTCTGAATCAAGAAAATGTGGCCCTGGTTGTGGGCATTACAGGCATTTCAGGCAACAGTCTGGCTGAGATTCTCCCTCGCCCTGACACTCCCGGAGGCCCTTGGAAAGTCTATGGCGTTGCTCGTCGTCTGAGACCGTTATGGGATGCAAACCACCCTGTTGAGTACATTCAGTGTGACATTACCAATGCTGAAGAAACTGAAAGCAAACTATCCCCCCTCAAAGATGTGACTCACCTCTTTTATGCCACTTGGACTAATAGACATGATGCAGATGAAAATTGCGAAATCAATGCTAAAATGTTTAAAAATGTGTTGGATTGTGTGTTTTCAAATGCACCAAGACTGCAACATGTTTGTTTACAAACTGGGATAAAGCATTATTTTGGTAGTTTTGAAGCTTTTGGGACAGCAGCACATGATCCTCCGTATACCGAAGATCTTCCAAGGCTAGATGCTCCAATTTTTTACTATAATCAAGAGGATATCTTGTCTGAATATGTAGCCAAAAAAGATGGCCTGACTTGGTCAGTCCATAGGCCTGGAGTTATATTTGGTTTTTCGCCTTACAGTATGACAAATATTATATGTACTATCTGTGTTTATGCTGCAATATGCAAACATGAGGGTGCAGTTCTGAGGTTTCCAGGGACTAAGGAATCTTGGAGTAGCTATTCAGTAGCCTCGGATGCTGACTTGATTGCtgagcaagagatatgggctgcAGTGGATCCAAACGCAAAAAATGAAGCGTTTAATTGCAGTAATGGAGATGTGTTCAAGTGGAAGCATTTCTGGAAGGTGCTGGCAGAGCGATTTGAGGTGGAATGCGGAGAATTTGAAGACGGAGATAGGTTGACACTACTGGAGTTGATGAAGGATAAAGGGAGTGTGTGGGATGAGATTGTAAAACAACACAAACTGGTGCCTACTAAGCTTGAAGATATTGGAAGTTGGTCACATATTGATTACCTTCTTGGCATTGAGAATCCTTTAGATACTATGAACAAGAGCAAGGAGCATGGATTCTTTGGTTATAGGAATACCAAATCCTCATTCATTTCTATTATTGAGAAGTTGAAAGTTTCCAAATTTGTTCCTTAG